From one Lotus japonicus ecotype B-129 chromosome 3, LjGifu_v1.2 genomic stretch:
- the LOC130744531 gene encoding uncharacterized protein LOC130744531, whose protein sequence is MLKLMDVCNAQGFVYGIIAENGKPVSGASESLSLWWHEKVNFAGNAPIEIARHKAKEGTRGHNEELNLLHKDGSILSSLHELQDSILSSLLSSLMQSCNPPRSKYPFEIGVPPPWWPKGDEEWWPQLGFRKNPGPPPYRKPHDLKKIWKVVVLSAVMKHISPDFQKIRSVVHQSKVLQEKMTSKESYTLMAIINQEELLAQKHMDLKKFKDVSSGSSSSMLHESNYFRGGTSNVVQPNQPHHANLVEVKENVPRNSKVLRPTAITMQLGDCNGDKLEEHNQPQHDHVVFETEVGGAKSDMRSNNNTGNPHNNTMGIPHVDLNHQLHLEREKHNPPCIGDMVQVEANIPRNNMVLRPRMAIKRTMQLGDCNGENLEEHNQPHNANLAQVEANVPRNNMVFRPMAIRKTIQQCCSIYTCENPPCLYHNYHLGFHDKATKDDHQLNCPYRSKSLTMPSSSKPKPDHVVMEVEVGGAEPDMVPNMMSNNSTCSAQNNDIDFSNMFPHANLNLQQQHQQLHLETNFFGSGPAVNRNQSLESTKSPASSFET, encoded by the coding sequence ATGCTGAAATTAATGGATGTTTGCAATGCTCAGGGGTTTGTGTATGGCATTATTGCTGAGAATGGGAAACCAGTATCTGGAGCATCTGAAAGCCTTAGCCTTTGGTGGCATGAAAAGGTTAATTTTGCTGGCAATGCTCCAATTGAAATTGCAAGACACAAAGCAAAGGAAGGAACTAGAGGCCACAATGAAGAGCTGAACTTGTTGCACAAAGATGGTTCAATTCTTAGTAGCTTGCATGAGCTTCAGGACTCGATTCTCTCGTCTCTTTTGTCGTCTCTGATGCAGAGTTGTAATCCTCCTCGAAGCAAGTACCCGTTCGAGATTGGTGTTCCTCCTCCTTGGTGGCCTAAAGGGGACGAGGAATGGTGGCCTCAATTGGGTTTCAGAAAGAATCCGGGTCCACCGCCTTATAGGAAACCTCATGATTTGAAAAAGATATGGAAAGTTGTTGTTCTCTCTGCTGTGATGAAGCACATTTCTCCAGATTTTCAAAAGATAAGAAGTGTTGTGCACCAATCTAAGGTCCTGCAAGAGAAGATGACTTCTAAGGAATCATATACTTTAATGGCTATTATAAACCAAGAGGAATTATTGGCTCAAAAACATATGGATCTAAAGAAGTTTAAAGATGTAAGCAGTGGTTCTAGTTCTTCTATGCTTCATGAGAGCAATTATTTTCGTGGTGGCACAAGTAATGTGGTGCAACCCAACCAACCCCACCATGCTAATTTGGTTGAAGTTAAAGAAAATGTTCCAAGAAATAGCAAGGTTTTGAGACCAACGGCTATAACAATGCAGCTAGGTGATTGCAATGGTGATAAATTGGAGGAACACAACCAACCTCAACATGATCATGTTGTCTTTGAAACTGAAGTAGGTGGTGCAAAATCAGATATGAGGTCCAACAATAATACAGGAAATCCTCATAATAACACCATGGGGATTCCTCATGTAGACCTGAACCATCAACTTCACTTAGAAAGGGAGAAGCATAACCCACCCTGCATTGGTGATATGGTTCAGGTGGAAGCAAATATTCCAAGAAACAACATGGTTTTGAGGCCAAGAATGGCTATAAAGAGAACTATGCAGCTGGGTGATTGCAATGGTGAAAATTTAGAGGAACACAATCAACCCCATAATGCTAATTTGGCTCAAGTGGAGGCAAATGTTCCAAGAAACAACATGGTTTTTAGGCCAATGGCTATAAGGAAAACCATACAGCAATGTTGTTCCATTTATACTTGTGAGAACCCTCCATGCCTTTATCATAATTACCATCTTGGGTTTCATGACAAGGCTACAAAAGATGATCACCAATTGAATTGCCCTTACAGAAGTAAATCTTTAACCATGCCTAGTTCTTCAAAACCTAAACCTGATCATGTTGTCATGGAAGTTGAAGTAGGTGGTGCAGAGCCAGATATGGTTCCTAATATGATGTCCAACAACAGTACATGCAGTGCTCAGAACAATGACATCGATTTTTCAAACATGTTTCCTCATGCCAACCTGAAcctacaacaacaacatcaacaactTCACTTGGAAACAAATTTCTTTGGTTCAGGGCCTGCTGTCAATAGAAATCAATCTCTTGAATCAACCAAATCCCCTGCATCATCCTTTGAAACCTGA